In the genome of Oncorhynchus clarkii lewisi isolate Uvic-CL-2024 chromosome 4, UVic_Ocla_1.0, whole genome shotgun sequence, one region contains:
- the LOC139407412 gene encoding delta-like protein 4, producing MAVWFTFIIAFSTTILTQVFGSGVFELDLHEFTNSKGFLANGNSCRLNCRTFFRVCLKNYQAVVSPGDCIFGSAVTPVLGTNSFSVKNGGTFGRPIRLPFNFGWPGSFSMIIEAWYSPSADLPVDTSNPEMLISFFAIQRQLGVGTPWSQNIESVRQTELRYSYRFICNDNYYGESCSKICTPRDDRFGHYTCDRDGQLSCLPGWKGEYCEEPICLVGCSEGNGNCSSPGECVCREGWQGLFCDECKKYPACKHGTCQQPWQCNCKEGWGGLFCDQDLNFCTHHRPCVNGATCMNTGQGSFTCTCPPGFTGLNCELELQECDSNPCRYGGLCTNLDVGYRCSCPQGFEGSHCEHSLLTCADSPCFHSGQCHQKDNGRSYTCECPPGYTGLNCEKRVDKCTSLPCANGGLCLIHGGVRLCSCRSGFTGQRCEININECAGNPCTNGGTCLDRINDYTCACPPGYAGRNCDRVLDECSMRPCLNGGLCTGEGGPGKSPTTCICPAGFTGPRCQFFAVTLPVGGERINGESQDGFQWAAVSLAVGLVAFLVLLCMVGLALRHIHRQMGRDRGDRETMNNLSDVQKDNLIPASQLKNTNQKVVLEVDCESEKSNFIHKNYHLDYSNAKSKEFKDDTSQEDKRLNHIYEKCLEEKLQMSEMYSEKEECRISTICSPRDSQIYQSVFVIGEEKRECIIATEV from the exons ATGGCAGTTTGGTTCACGTTTATCATCGCATTCAGCACCACGATACTGACACAG GTATTTGGATCCGGGGTTTTTGAGCTCGATCTACATGAATTTACAAACAGCAAAGGATTTCTGGCGAATGGCAACTCTTGCAGGCTCAACTGCAGGACTTTCTTTCGAGTCTGTCTCAAAAACTACCAGGCTGTAGTGTCGCCAGGTGACTGTATATTTGGGAGCGCCGTGACACCGGTCCTGGGGACCAACTCGTTTAGCGTGAAGAACGGGGGCACTTTTGGCAGACCCATCCGACTGCCTTTCAACTTTGGATGGCCG GGATCGTTTTCAATGATAATTGAAGCCTGGTATTCACCTTCAGCGGATCTACCTGTAG ACACCAGCAACCCAGAGATGTTGATTAGTTTCTTTGCCATCCAGAGACAGCTGGGCGTAGGGACCCCCTGGTCTCAGAACATTGAGAGCGTCCGACAGACGGAGTTAAGGTATTCTTACCGCTTCATCTGCAATGACAATTACTACGGAGAAAGTTGTTCCAAAATATGCACGCCGAGGGACGACCGTTTTGGCCACTACACCTGCGACCGTGATGGCCAGTTGTCCTGTCTGCCCGGCTGGAAGGGGGAATACTGCGAAGAAC CCATCTGCCTGGTGGGATGCAGTGAAGGGAATGGAAACTGCTCCAGTCCTGGCGAGTGTGT GTGCAGAGAAGGTTGGCAGGGTCTGTTCTGCGATGAGTGTAAGAAGTACCCAGCGTGTAAACATGGCACCTGCCAACAGCCTTGGCAGTGTAACTGTaaggagggctggggagggctCTTCTGTGACCAGG ACTTGAACTTCTGCACGCACCACCGGCCGTGTGTGAACGGGGCGACCTGTATGAACACAGGCCAGGGCAGCTTCACCTGTACCTGTCCCCCTGGGTTCACTGGGTTAAACTGTGAGCTGGAGCTGCAGGAATGTGACAGCAACCCCTGCAGGTACGGAGGACTCTGCACG aaCCTGGATGTTGGCTACAGGTGTTCGTGTCCGCAAGGTTTCGAGGGTTCCCACTGTGAACACAGCCTGCTGACGTGTGCAGACTCCCCTTGCTTCCACAGCGGACAGTGCCATCAGAAGGACAATGGTCGCAGCTACACCTGCGAGTGTCCTCCCGGATACACCGGACTCAATTGTGAGAAAAGAGTGGACAAGTGCACGTCCCTTCCCTGCGCCAACG gtggtcTGTGTTTGATCCATGGTGGCGTGCGTCTGTGTAGCTGTCGCTCCGGTTTCACCGGCCAGCGCTGCGAGATCAACATCAACGAGTGTGCCGGGAACCCCTGCACCAACGGAGGGACCTGCCTGGACCGCATCAACGACTACACCTGTGCCTGCCCCCCGGGGTACGCCGGCCGAAACTGTGACCGCGTCCTGGACGAGTGCTCCATGCGCCCCTGTCTCAACGGAGGACTCTGCACCGGGGAAGGGGGACCGGGGAAATCCCCCACCACCTGTATCTGTCCCGCCGGCTTCACTGGACCCCGCTGTCAGTTCTTTGCAGTGACCCTGCCAGTCGGTGGTGAGAGGATCAACGGAGAGAGCCAAGATGGCTTCCAGTGGGCGGCAGTTTCCCTGGCTGTAGGGCTGGTTGCGTTTCTGGTGCTGCTATGCATGGTGGGGTTGGCTCTAAGACACATCCACAGGCAGATGGGCAGGGACAGAGGAGACCGGGAGACCATGAACAACCTATCAGACGTACAGAAGGATAACCTTATCCCCGCCTCCCAGCTGAAGAACACCAATCAGAAGGTTGTACTGGAGGTGGACTGCGAATCAGAGAAGTCAAATTTTATCCACAAGAACTATCACTTGGACTATAGTAACGCAAAGTCGAAGGAGTTCAAGGATGATACGTCGCAAGAGGATAAAAGACTAAATCACATCTACGAGAAGTGTTTAgaagagaaactacagatgagtGAAATGTACAG TGAAAAGGAGGAGTGTAGGATATCAACGATATGTTCCCCTCGAGACTCTCAGATCTACCAGTCTGTCTTTGTTATAGGAGAAGAAAAGAGGGAGTGCATCATAGCAACAGAG gTATAA